One genomic segment of Xyrauchen texanus isolate HMW12.3.18 chromosome 5, RBS_HiC_50CHRs, whole genome shotgun sequence includes these proteins:
- the LOC127643580 gene encoding uncharacterized protein LOC127643580 isoform X2 produces MTLALLLLLALTACWIRHVQSEDKDETVPILEDLKNHDDVAGSGDGRTQASTEIGSARSDSGGGEDIEPTAGAEQTETEDQNTVIMIIILLVLTLVIISVIVWGVIIYRKRTTKDSGLLFVLPIACSPVSLRSASESSEPVC; encoded by the exons ATGACACTCGCTCTACTCCTGCTTTTGGCATTGACAGCTTGCTGGATTAGACATG TTCAATCTGAAGACAAAGATGAGACAGTGCCCATCTTAGAAGACTTAA AGAATCATGATGATGTGGCAGGCTCTGGAGATGGAAGGACCCAGG CTTCCACTGAAATAGGCTCTGCACGTAGTGACTCAGGTGGTGGTGAGGACATAGAGCCGACTGCTGGGGCTGAACAGACAGAAACAGAGGACCAAAACACAGTCATCATGATCATCATACTCCTGGTCCTCACACTCGTTATCATTTCTGTGATTGTATGGGGAGTCATCATTTACCGTAAAAGGACAACAAAAGATTCTG gactcctgttcgtATTGCCTATCGCCTGTTCTCCTGTATCCCTCCGATCCGCCAGTGAGTCTTCCGAACCTGTTTGCTAG